A section of the Phalacrocorax carbo unplaced genomic scaffold, bPhaCar2.1 SCAFFOLD_161, whole genome shotgun sequence genome encodes:
- the LYPD3 gene encoding ly6/PLAUR domain-containing protein 3: protein MRRRGGAAVPGLRGAGRDLPRDHERHVRPRERRLRGGAGGRGLEPRALRDWLAGLWAGPGGRQRARPRALRPRRLRQEAPVPGGEGLQRGPAPRAGGGPARGRQRQRPGAQWGGLLRLPRRRALLLPHRRQCYDDLRGCFHGNVTLRRGGVTLWHEVRSCVRNESCSQEWRGDEAVGLSGSCCAGSLCNGPPPNKTFFAPDLPRLELLPHGHAPTAAPNATKMAAGTAAPNGSGSRAKMAATQGKMAATEGKMAATQSNMAANTGQDGHHPVQDGHH, encoded by the exons ATGCGCAGGCGCGGCGGCGCTGCAGTGCCGGGcctgcggggggcggggcgggacctGCCGCGAGACCACGAACGTCACGTGCGGCCCCGCGAGCGACGCCTGCGAGGAGGCGCTGGCGGCCGCGgcctgga GCCACGGGCGCTTCGCGATTGGCTGGCGGGGCTGTGGGCGGGGCCAGGAGGGCGCCAACGCGCGCGCCCTCGAGCTCTTCGGCCTCGTCGTCTTCGTCAGGAGGCACCAGtgccggggggggaggggctgcaACGGGGTCCTGCCCCTCGGGCTGGAGGGGGCCCTGCCCGCGGCCG GCAACGCCAGCGCCCGGGTGCCCAATGGGGTGGCCTGTTACGGCTGCCCCGACGACgggccctgctcctcccccaCCGTCGTCAGTGCTACGACGACCTGCGGGGCTGTTTCCATGGCAACGTCACGCTGAGGCGGG GTGGGGTGACCCTATGGCACGAGGTTCGGAGCTGCGTAAGGAACGAGAGCTGCTCCCAGGAGTGGCGGGGGGACGAGGCCGTGGGGCTGAGCGGCTCCTGCTGCGCCGGCAGCCTCTGCAACGGGCCCCCCCCCAATAAGACCTTCTTCGCCCCCGATTTGCCCCGCCTCGAGCTCCTCCCCCACGGCCACGCCCCTACGGCCGCGCCCAACGCCACCAAGATGGCCGCTGGCACTGCCGCGCCCAACGGGAGCGGGAGCAGGGCCAAGATGGCCGCCACCCAGGGCAAGATGGCTGCCACCGAGGGCAAGATGGCTGCCACCCAGTCCAACATGGCCGCCAACACAGGCCAAGATGGCCACCACCCAGTCCAAGATGGCCACCACTGA